Proteins from a single region of Hordeum vulgare subsp. vulgare chromosome 6H, MorexV3_pseudomolecules_assembly, whole genome shotgun sequence:
- the LOC123400954 gene encoding MYG1 protein C694.04c, which produces MLAACAWRLSQRAVTFLPRVRPQILNPFPMAAAAGAASPKRLRVYSSAAGDADPSNGAGNGRRVGTHNGSFHCDEALGCFLIRLTSQFAGADVVRTRDSQILDSLEAVLDVGGVYDPSRHRYDHHQKGFNEVFGYGFNTKLSSAGLVYKHFGKEIIAKELQLNEDHEDVHRVYLAIYKSFVEALDAIDNGINQYDTEQTPKYVNNTHLSSRVGRLNPDWTDPDQSPEKENAAFQQAMALAGSEFMESVRFHVKSWLPARSIVMECLLSRGNVDPSGEIMVLDRFCPWKLHLFELEQELKTDPLTKYVLYEDERSKGWRVQAVSVAPDRFESRKALPEKWRGMRDDELSKETGIPGCVFIHMSGFIGGNKTYEGALEMARAALKC; this is translated from the exons GAGGCTGTCCCAGCGAGCCGTCACGTTCCTTCCCCGCGTGCGACCCCAAATCCTAAACCCTTTCcccatggccgccgccgccggcgccgcctcGCCCAAGCGCCTGAGGGTATACTCGTCCGCCGCCGGCGACGCCGACCCCTCCAACGGCGCGGGGAACGGCAGGCGCGTGGGGACCCACAACGGCAGCTTCCACTGCGACGAGGCGCTCGGCTGCTTCCTCATCCGCCTCACCTCCCAGTTCGCGGGCGCCGACGTCGTCCGCACCCGCGACTCCCAG ATCCTTGATTCGCTGGAGGCCGTGCTTGACGTTGGTGGTGTCTATGATCCCAGCCGTCATCGCTATGATCATCACCAGAAGGGCTTCAACGAGGTCTTTGGATATGGCTTTAACACGAAACTTAGCAGTGCTGGGCTTGTTTACAAG CATTTTGGTAAGGAGATAATTGCGAAGGAGCTTCAGCTTAATGAGgaccatgaagatgttcaccgcgTGTATCTTGCCATATACAAAAGCTTTGTTGAG GCACTTGATGCAATCGATAATGGAATCAATCAATATGACACGGAGCAAACCCCCAAGTATGTGAACAATACACACTTGTCTTCACGTGTTGGGCGCCTTAATCCAGATTGGACTGATCCAGATCAATCACCTGAGAAGGAAAATGCCGCGTTTCAACAGGCAATGGCTCTTGCCGGAAGTGAGTTTATGGAG AGTGTCCGCTTTCATGTTAAGTCGTGGCTACCTGCAAGATCTATTGTCATGGAGTGTTTGCTGTCAAGAGGAAATGTTGATCCAAGTGGAGAAATCATGGTTTTAGATAGATTCTGCCCG TGGAAACTTCATCTATTTGAGCTAGAGCAGGAGCTGAAGACTGATCCCCTGACCAAGTATGTGCTGTATGAG GATGAGAGGAGCAAAGGCTGGCGAGTGCAAGCCGTCTCTGTTGCACCCGACAGATTCGAGAGCCGAAAGGCTCTCCCAGAGAAGTGGAGGGGCATGAGAGATGATGAACTGTCCAAGGAAACCGGCATCCCTGGCTGTGTGTTCATCCATATGAGTGGATTCATTGGTGGGAACAAGACCTACGAGGGAGCCTTGGAAATGGCCAGAGCTGCCCTCAAATGCTAA
- the LOC123400955 gene encoding probable E3 ubiquitin ligase complex SCF subunit sconB: protein MRGAGIAAGRDDSGAGARIRGENSGPGGCSHMDGLPGELCFKIFHLLDHQALAAAPQVCRKWSALSCDDELWRKLFEDRWGADATAFYAPEPEGSKPWKDVFVVQDRCDRYGLGVRIIREGNDYYLIYQGEIQSYLGTSCDAKDAQPQGAQADKRQISDRILFFLGDLETAYADAKRVEA from the exons ATGAGAGGCGCCGGGATCGCGGCGGGCCGTGACGATTCCGGTGCTGGAGCAAGAATTCGCGGGGAGAACTCCGGCCCCGGGGGCTGCTCTCACATGGACGGGCTGCCCGGGGAGCTCTGCTTCAAGATCTTCCACCTCCTCGATCACCAGGCCCTCGCCGCCGCTCCCCAAG TCTGCAGGAAGTGGAGCGCGTTGTCCTGCGACGACGAGCTGTGGCGCAAGCTGTTCGAGGACAGGTGGGGAGCCGACGCCACGGCCTTCTACGCGCCGGAGCCGGAGGGCTCCAAGCCCTGGAAGGACGTCTTCGTCGTGCAGGACCGATGCGACCGATACGGCCT GGGCGTCAGGATCATCAGGGAAGGAAACGACTACTACCTCATCTACCAAGGCGAGATCCAGAGCTACCTGGGCACCAGCTGCGACGCCAAGGACGCGCAGCCGCAGGGCGCTCAAGCCGACAAGAGGCAGATATCTGACCGGATCCTCTTCTTCCTGGGAGACCTGGAGACTGCTTATGCGGACGCCAAGCGTGTCGAGGCGTGA